A window of Methanomassiliicoccales archaeon contains these coding sequences:
- a CDS encoding carbamoyltransferase C-terminal domain-containing protein, translated as MNPFGTSATMRTFMNILGLNYIYHDSTACVVKDGRLVVALEEERLTRQKHTEVFPRQAIKRCLEIAGLTAKDIDHIAISVQPKLDWPKKAAYGIRTGRRIWPFVEGQVLEPRQKQRGFRAWLEETFPKDKRPEIHFVPHHVSHAVGSFFVSPYESAALLSVDGSGEWATTYKGVGKANTFKCLSQDYFPYSLGSVYEAATEFCGFRSHYDEGKTMGLAPLGNPDTFGEAIAKMFWTNDDMSIGVDLSYFNYNFGPDYPQRFAKKFYDTFGQPRQRSKNAKFEQHHLDVAAAFQKQLEECILKMARQLRERTHEDYLVISGGVALNSVTNGRLVRESGFKDLYVMPAAGDNGTAIGAAYFVHNSILGNPRTFVHDDPFVGTEYANSYIQRILEDCKLEHQYAPDGEMEIVTADLLRQGNIVGWFQGRMEIGPRALGNRSILANPTLPDMKDKINAQVKHREAFRPFAPSCPIEDTPRFFEQNVADPFMLKVCNVLKSKQEVIPAVTHVDGTARLQTVHQETNPRFHRLLKEFEKLSGVPVLLNTSFNVMGEPIVESPEDAVRCFFTTGLDYLVLGNYILGKQGRLASETTHQLI; from the coding sequence ATGAATCCGTTTGGTACATCTGCAACCATGAGGACTTTCATGAATATTCTCGGTCTCAACTATATTTACCATGATTCGACGGCTTGTGTGGTCAAAGATGGTAGATTAGTGGTTGCGCTTGAAGAGGAAAGGCTGACGCGACAGAAGCACACGGAGGTTTTCCCAAGACAGGCGATAAAGCGCTGTTTGGAGATCGCCGGATTAACTGCCAAGGATATTGACCATATCGCGATCTCCGTCCAGCCGAAACTGGACTGGCCAAAGAAGGCGGCCTATGGGATCAGGACCGGGCGTAGAATATGGCCCTTTGTCGAAGGTCAAGTGCTTGAGCCCAGGCAAAAGCAAAGGGGGTTCCGGGCTTGGTTGGAAGAAACCTTCCCCAAGGATAAGAGACCAGAGATTCATTTTGTCCCTCACCATGTATCTCATGCCGTTGGCTCTTTCTTTGTCAGCCCCTATGAGAGCGCCGCCCTATTGTCGGTTGATGGATCGGGTGAGTGGGCCACGACCTACAAGGGTGTCGGAAAGGCAAATACTTTCAAGTGCTTGTCCCAGGACTATTTTCCGTATTCTCTGGGCTCTGTGTATGAAGCGGCCACTGAATTCTGCGGGTTCAGATCCCATTATGACGAGGGCAAGACGATGGGACTGGCGCCTTTAGGCAATCCAGATACTTTTGGGGAAGCGATCGCAAAAATGTTCTGGACCAATGATGATATGTCCATCGGAGTGGACCTTTCATACTTTAATTACAATTTTGGTCCGGACTATCCGCAACGGTTCGCTAAGAAATTCTACGACACCTTCGGACAGCCCCGCCAGAGGAGCAAGAACGCCAAATTTGAGCAGCATCATTTGGATGTGGCTGCGGCCTTCCAAAAGCAGTTGGAGGAATGCATCCTAAAGATGGCCCGCCAATTGCGGGAACGTACTCACGAAGATTATCTGGTGATCTCCGGCGGAGTCGCCCTGAACAGCGTGACCAACGGCCGGCTGGTGCGGGAGAGCGGCTTCAAGGACCTTTACGTCATGCCGGCGGCCGGTGATAATGGGACGGCCATTGGCGCCGCATATTTTGTTCATAACAGCATTTTGGGCAATCCCCGAACGTTCGTCCACGATGACCCATTCGTAGGCACCGAGTATGCTAATTCATACATTCAAAGGATTCTTGAAGATTGCAAGTTGGAACATCAATATGCCCCAGATGGTGAAATGGAGATCGTGACTGCTGATCTTCTAAGGCAGGGCAACATCGTCGGCTGGTTCCAGGGCCGCATGGAGATCGGACCCCGCGCCCTGGGAAATCGTAGCATACTCGCCAATCCGACCTTGCCGGACATGAAGGACAAGATAAACGCGCAGGTCAAGCATCGGGAAGCGTTCAGACCCTTTGCGCCGTCCTGCCCGATAGAGGACACGCCTCGATTCTTTGAACAGAACGTGGCAGATCCTTTCATGCTGAAAGTGTGCAATGTGCTAAAGTCCAAACAAGAGGTTATACCGGCCGTTACCCATGTGGACGGCACGGCTCGCCTGCAGACGGTTCACCAAGAGACCAACCCGCGCTTTCACCGATTGCTGAAGGAATTTGAAAAATTGAGCGGAGTTCCGGTCCTATTGAACACCAGCTTCAACGTGATGGGGGAACCGATCGTGGAATCACCCGAGGATGCCGTCCGTTGCTTCTTCACCACCGGGCTTGACTATCTGGTGCTGGGCAACTATATCCTGGGCAAGCAGGGAAGGTTAGCCTCCGAGACTACACATCAGCTCATTTGA
- a CDS encoding ATP-binding protein produces the protein MHRGRQLLLDRLSFGLTEEQERTFRQYSLPNDIRQARIGILLIFIPILVYVFNDYQFFGFSGEFFGLAALRASLAAYSIALYYYLERMTDHRTYDLSITTWLIVSTVFNLIINLSRPQNYVIHVIVVAVFVFMIFLIIPNRFRIQIILAYSLAAGESLIVIFSAQPPIMVLFPILVSMAFVCAIGSISSWQLQDQRRRGYQEIIDRLRAEQALIQEKDRLTSLVDSISDEVWFADSEGRFTLTNPSAAKEFVLNSASVGISVEKVASGMEVLRVDGSPRPLEEAPPLRALKGEVVKCQEEIVRTPLKGELRYRQVSASPVRDANGSIIGSVSIVRDITDSKLAEKERETTIEFLRLVNESHSTKELIHAATAFFQKQSGCEGVGIRLKEKEDYPYYETTGFSADFVMKESRLCTYDNDGQIGRDSDGYPIFECMCGNVIQGRFDPSKPFFTARGSFWTNNTTALLATSTEEDRQSRTRNRCNGEEYESVALIALRVGEETLGLLQLNDRRIGMYSDALIGQWERLAGYLAVALAKFRTEDELKESRRDFESLFYASNEGIALHQMVYDEDRIAIDYRIVKVNAAFEATTGIPKEKATGALASELYGTGDAPYLETYQKVAETGEPASFDEFFPPMGKHFRISAFSPVRGQFATVFVDISALKELEHALKDRADELVRSNEELQQFAYVASHDLQEPLRMVISYLSLLERRHSDRLDSEAKEYMDYATLGGKRMKSLIDDLLEYSRVETKVRLTNKVDMNRIAHETLMIYDLAINESYAKIVLDSLPVVTGDALQLGQVMQNLLANALKFTRPDVQPLIRISCTEDRRRWIFSVKDNGIGMNMDYSTRIFQMFQRLHTPGMYEGTGVGLAIVKKIVERHGGRVWVESEEGVGSTFYFSIPKDEEN, from the coding sequence ATGCATCGAGGCAGACAATTGCTCCTTGACCGGCTGTCCTTCGGGCTCACTGAAGAGCAGGAAAGGACCTTCAGGCAGTACAGCCTTCCCAACGACATCCGCCAGGCCAGGATCGGAATATTGCTGATCTTCATTCCTATCCTTGTTTACGTCTTCAACGACTATCAGTTCTTCGGCTTTTCCGGGGAGTTCTTCGGCCTGGCAGCGCTGCGGGCCAGTTTGGCTGCCTACAGCATAGCGTTGTACTATTACCTGGAGAGAATGACCGATCATCGCACCTACGATCTGTCCATCACCACCTGGCTCATCGTCTCCACCGTCTTCAATCTGATCATCAACCTTTCCCGCCCCCAGAACTACGTGATCCATGTCATCGTGGTCGCGGTGTTCGTTTTCATGATATTCCTGATCATCCCCAACAGGTTCCGTATCCAGATCATCTTGGCATACTCTCTTGCAGCGGGAGAATCGCTCATCGTGATCTTCTCGGCACAACCCCCGATCATGGTCCTGTTCCCCATATTGGTCAGCATGGCGTTCGTCTGCGCCATCGGTTCCATAAGTTCCTGGCAGCTCCAGGACCAGCGCAGGAGGGGATATCAGGAGATCATTGACCGCCTGAGGGCGGAACAGGCGTTGATCCAGGAGAAGGACAGATTGACCTCCCTAGTGGACAGCATCAGTGATGAGGTCTGGTTCGCGGACTCGGAGGGAAGGTTCACCCTCACCAATCCCTCAGCCGCCAAAGAGTTCGTCCTGAACTCGGCGTCCGTCGGTATATCCGTGGAGAAGGTCGCTTCGGGGATGGAGGTCCTACGCGTCGACGGGAGCCCGCGCCCGCTGGAGGAGGCCCCGCCCCTCAGGGCACTGAAGGGAGAGGTGGTCAAGTGCCAAGAAGAGATCGTGCGGACACCGTTGAAGGGTGAGCTGCGTTACCGGCAGGTCAGCGCGTCCCCGGTTCGGGACGCTAACGGCAGCATCATCGGGTCTGTCTCCATCGTCCGTGACATCACGGACAGCAAGCTGGCGGAGAAGGAGCGCGAGACCACCATCGAGTTCCTCCGTCTGGTCAATGAGAGCCATTCCACCAAAGAACTGATCCATGCCGCCACCGCGTTCTTCCAGAAGCAATCCGGTTGCGAGGGGGTCGGGATCCGGCTGAAGGAAAAGGAAGATTACCCTTACTACGAGACGACTGGGTTCTCCGCCGATTTCGTGATGAAGGAGAGCCGGCTGTGCACCTATGACAATGATGGGCAGATCGGTCGGGACAGCGATGGATATCCCATCTTTGAATGCATGTGCGGTAACGTGATCCAGGGACGATTCGATCCGTCCAAGCCGTTCTTCACTGCCCGTGGCAGCTTTTGGACAAACAACACCACGGCATTGCTGGCGACCTCCACTGAGGAGGACCGGCAGTCGAGGACCAGGAACCGCTGCAATGGGGAGGAGTACGAATCGGTGGCGCTCATCGCCCTGCGGGTCGGCGAAGAGACCCTCGGCCTGCTCCAGCTGAACGACCGCCGGATCGGGATGTACTCCGATGCGCTCATCGGACAATGGGAAAGGCTGGCCGGGTATCTAGCGGTGGCCTTGGCCAAGTTCCGCACCGAGGATGAGCTCAAGGAGAGCAGAAGGGATTTCGAGTCGCTTTTCTATGCCAGCAATGAAGGGATAGCGCTGCATCAGATGGTCTACGACGAGGACCGGATTGCCATCGACTACAGGATCGTCAAGGTGAACGCGGCCTTCGAGGCCACCACCGGTATACCGAAGGAAAAGGCCACCGGCGCGCTCGCCTCGGAACTGTACGGGACCGGCGACGCTCCTTATCTGGAGACCTACCAGAAGGTGGCCGAGACCGGAGAGCCGGCCTCCTTCGACGAGTTCTTCCCGCCCATGGGAAAGCATTTCCGGATATCGGCCTTCTCACCGGTCAGGGGGCAGTTCGCCACGGTCTTCGTAGACATCTCCGCCCTCAAAGAGCTCGAGCACGCGCTCAAGGACCGCGCCGACGAATTGGTCCGTTCAAATGAGGAGCTCCAGCAGTTCGCGTACGTGGCCTCGCACGACCTCCAGGAACCTCTGCGGATGGTCATCAGCTACCTTTCCCTGCTTGAAAGGAGACACTCGGATCGCCTGGACAGCGAGGCCAAGGAATACATGGACTATGCCACACTGGGCGGCAAGAGGATGAAGAGCCTGATCGACGATCTTCTGGAGTATTCCCGGGTGGAGACGAAGGTCCGGCTGACGAACAAGGTCGATATGAACCGGATAGCGCACGAAACGCTCATGATCTATGACCTGGCGATCAATGAAAGCTACGCCAAGATAGTGTTGGACAGCCTGCCGGTGGTGACGGGCGACGCCCTTCAGCTCGGACAGGTGATGCAGAACTTGCTGGCCAACGCCCTGAAGTTCACACGGCCGGACGTGCAACCGCTGATCCGCATCAGCTGTACGGAGGATCGTCGCAGATGGATATTCTCCGTGAAGGACAACGGGATCGGGATGAACATGGATTATTCCACCCGCATCTTCCAGATGTTCCAGAGACTGCATACGCCTGGCATGTACGAGGGCACCGGCGTGGGGCTGGCGATCGTGAAGAAGATCGTGGAACGTCATGGGGGCAGGGTCTGGGTGGAATCGGAGGAGGGGGTAGGGTCAACGTTCTACTTCTCGATCCCTAAGGACGAGGAGAACTAG
- a CDS encoding C1 family peptidase, with the protein MKHGTPKILIMTLVLIILTSGINLIQGSIISDPSSSVRSDVPEDPDDPFDGIEVKYHLATEHDIEIMKERLIGNRYGAVSPTISGSGSVAPIGLSAMTAEHLDKLVGKIAVFDGYGEGPLPASPSTYDISSQPYFPEVRDQGVIGACAAFSVIYYNYGYLEALDNGWSDACLGNEEHLLSPGWAYNKVVVNGGGSIIADEALVAKTIGVCTWNLMPYDSSDYVDWGNEAAWRDAPSHRIDNVVYYPYSSVTTVDDIKRSLASNHPVTIAINATEISGSPAVAFEDGNFVLSSDEYLPSETDHSVTIVGYDDSITDDGDVGAFKAVNSWGTSFGNSGYFWITYRTMDAIGDLLQAVSMTDRIDYQPSSLAVYHFDWSPTYDAPITFSAVYNSNGTAVAEISPYLYSNSYAFMPSFMCQDISELSEYLMDEAYSIRMEVGDSYTGGTISSYRLEMYTEPYLDGRASEIGPEAQDLPVSTPAELTAQLPANTVVSPSEALSYFDGALTFAGGTQWVGVRNAQSREHVMQSGDVGDSSSSTLVAYVWGPGTLSFDWCVSSEPEFDYLSYYLEGSLVEKIDAETSWATVTTTVPSGIHELKWTYAKDEHTSSGSDCGWIDNITWDGRSTIMFEDFEALGRGDWFGEDSNPDSGTDGWNTSTMQSGSGRQSLWCSGSGIGWNGLPNLMNGYYDRNMNASVSVAIPDLSGVTDARLSFEYWAMTNGTDHAYARIYDGHGWSTVWIQPLDITEGWVREDMTIPVTAQALEFRFVSDDDLDIGYPGVFVDDIMVTVSDATPPSSWMSPLPTYITGSSIALTCTANDVGTGISYVQIYYREGTAGIYSLYATADHPSGRWTPGTIDFNLTELAIDDGLYQFYSIATDRPGNQEPVPASADASTILDGSAPTTVMTMSGIASPGWNNGPVMVTLTGTDRTSGVLSTSYRIGSEPWTAYSGPFECSIPGIYLVQYYSTDRAGNAGSMEVATIQIDGQKPASSATVHGVTGDGGWFVSNTTLSISAADGLSGIQNIEYSLDGDVWKTYSGSVNITGQGDHTVQFMATDMAGNREDIGSTTFRIDREAPVSTCTVTGPGDPTQMMFNDTVNVTLAAQDPVSGLSLVQYTLDGGAWTEYSDRLTIANIGYHILSYRSLDQAGNSEVQRWANFTVDRTAPSSSAMIDAGQGTAGWYVGNVTIVLNASDPGSGVGGTYYCWLQGAVNGPSWIRYSGPITVTEEGALSLAYRTVDRSLNAEPVRYLNLSVDRNAPNSVVVLNGVSGTNGWFTGTVMASVSVNDSGSGVSTKGYRLDGGDWTDDDYPFVISGDGNHTIEVLSIDNAGNEEQIKTFMVRIDSVKPTAELSMKNGTVVNGTSVLVNLTVGDEGSGILTKVYRIDGQGYAPISGNSIRLSDLKNGHHLLTIEVTDGAGNALVKEIGFEVDAKNTGSPTDLALIAISMIGGSAVVAAFLLIRRHRKI; encoded by the coding sequence ATGAAGCATGGGACACCGAAAATTCTCATCATGACCCTGGTGCTCATCATTCTTACGAGCGGCATCAATCTTATTCAGGGGTCAATCATCTCAGATCCGTCATCATCCGTTCGGTCCGATGTACCTGAGGACCCCGATGATCCATTTGACGGAATCGAGGTCAAGTATCACCTGGCCACCGAACATGACATAGAAATCATGAAGGAACGGCTGATCGGCAACCGGTATGGCGCGGTCTCTCCGACCATCTCAGGATCGGGCAGCGTCGCCCCTATCGGCCTGTCTGCAATGACCGCAGAGCACCTGGACAAACTGGTCGGTAAGATCGCTGTGTTCGATGGATATGGTGAAGGACCGCTTCCGGCATCTCCTTCCACTTACGATATCTCATCCCAACCCTACTTTCCAGAGGTGAGGGACCAGGGCGTGATAGGTGCCTGTGCGGCCTTCTCGGTCATCTACTACAACTATGGCTACTTGGAGGCATTGGACAATGGCTGGTCCGATGCTTGCCTGGGGAACGAGGAACATCTGCTGAGCCCCGGATGGGCGTACAACAAGGTGGTCGTGAATGGAGGCGGCTCCATCATAGCCGACGAGGCCCTGGTGGCGAAGACGATCGGGGTCTGCACCTGGAACCTGATGCCGTATGACAGCTCGGACTATGTGGACTGGGGTAATGAGGCGGCCTGGAGGGACGCACCCTCGCATCGTATAGACAACGTCGTTTACTATCCATATTCCAGCGTCACCACGGTGGACGACATCAAGCGCTCTCTGGCCTCCAACCATCCAGTGACCATCGCTATCAACGCCACCGAGATCAGCGGTTCCCCGGCGGTGGCGTTCGAGGATGGCAACTTCGTCCTCTCCTCCGATGAATACCTCCCTTCGGAGACGGACCACTCGGTCACCATCGTTGGATATGACGACAGCATCACCGATGACGGTGACGTGGGAGCGTTCAAAGCGGTCAACTCCTGGGGGACCTCGTTCGGCAATAGCGGCTATTTCTGGATCACCTACAGAACGATGGACGCGATCGGCGACCTGCTCCAGGCGGTCTCGATGACCGACCGGATCGACTATCAACCATCAAGCCTGGCGGTGTATCATTTTGATTGGTCTCCCACCTATGATGCGCCGATCACGTTCTCGGCCGTGTATAACTCCAACGGCACGGCGGTGGCGGAGATCTCCCCGTACCTTTACTCGAACTCATACGCCTTCATGCCCTCCTTCATGTGCCAAGATATCTCCGAACTCTCGGAATATCTGATGGACGAGGCCTACAGCATCAGGATGGAGGTGGGCGATTCCTACACTGGCGGCACTATTTCCTCATACCGTCTGGAGATGTATACTGAACCATATCTTGACGGAAGGGCATCGGAGATCGGCCCGGAAGCGCAGGACCTTCCAGTGAGCACCCCGGCGGAGCTGACCGCGCAGCTTCCCGCCAATACGGTCGTGTCGCCCTCCGAGGCATTGTCCTATTTCGACGGGGCGCTCACGTTCGCCGGAGGGACGCAGTGGGTCGGGGTGAGGAATGCTCAGAGCAGGGAGCATGTCATGCAGAGCGGCGATGTCGGCGACTCCAGCAGCTCCACGCTGGTCGCCTATGTCTGGGGGCCGGGGACCCTCTCCTTCGACTGGTGCGTGTCCTCGGAACCTGAGTTCGATTATCTCAGCTATTATCTGGAAGGTTCGCTGGTCGAGAAGATAGATGCGGAGACCTCCTGGGCCACGGTGACCACCACCGTTCCTTCCGGGATCCATGAGTTGAAATGGACCTACGCCAAGGACGAGCACACCAGTTCCGGCAGCGACTGCGGCTGGATCGACAATATCACATGGGATGGGAGGTCCACCATAATGTTCGAGGACTTCGAGGCCCTTGGAAGAGGTGATTGGTTCGGTGAAGACTCCAACCCCGATTCCGGGACCGACGGTTGGAACACCAGCACCATGCAGTCTGGATCCGGCAGGCAAAGCCTGTGGTGCAGCGGATCGGGGATCGGTTGGAATGGCCTCCCGAACCTGATGAACGGTTACTATGACAGAAACATGAACGCTTCGGTCAGCGTGGCAATTCCCGATCTGAGCGGAGTGACCGACGCCAGGCTCTCCTTTGAGTATTGGGCCATGACCAACGGCACGGACCATGCGTATGCCCGCATCTATGATGGCCATGGTTGGAGCACTGTCTGGATTCAGCCTCTTGACATCACCGAAGGATGGGTGCGTGAAGACATGACCATCCCGGTGACCGCCCAGGCGTTGGAGTTCCGCTTTGTCAGTGATGATGACCTTGACATTGGATATCCTGGAGTCTTCGTTGATGACATCATGGTGACAGTCTCGGACGCGACCCCGCCCTCCTCGTGGATGAGCCCGCTGCCCACCTACATCACTGGATCGAGCATAGCCCTGACCTGCACGGCGAACGATGTGGGCACCGGAATATCCTATGTCCAGATATACTATCGAGAGGGAACGGCGGGCATCTACTCCCTGTATGCCACGGCTGACCATCCATCGGGCCGCTGGACACCGGGAACAATTGATTTCAACCTGACGGAACTGGCCATCGATGACGGGCTGTACCAGTTCTATTCCATCGCGACCGACCGGCCGGGCAACCAGGAGCCGGTTCCGGCTAGCGCCGATGCCTCTACCATCCTGGACGGATCGGCCCCCACGACCGTTATGACGATGAGCGGCATCGCTTCACCAGGATGGAACAATGGGCCGGTGATGGTGACATTGACCGGGACGGATCGGACCAGTGGTGTCTTATCCACATCCTACCGCATAGGCTCAGAACCGTGGACCGCTTATTCGGGCCCCTTCGAATGTTCCATTCCAGGCATCTATCTGGTGCAATACTATTCCACCGACCGGGCCGGCAACGCCGGGAGCATGGAAGTGGCGACCATCCAGATCGATGGCCAGAAGCCAGCATCATCGGCGACCGTCCACGGCGTCACAGGGGACGGGGGATGGTTCGTTTCCAACACGACCCTCAGCATCAGTGCGGCCGACGGATTGAGCGGCATTCAGAACATCGAGTACAGCCTGGATGGGGACGTATGGAAGACCTATTCCGGGTCAGTGAACATCACCGGGCAGGGAGATCATACGGTGCAGTTCATGGCAACGGATATGGCCGGGAACCGGGAGGATATCGGCTCCACGACCTTTAGGATCGACAGGGAGGCACCGGTCAGCACGTGCACGGTTACCGGCCCAGGTGACCCGACCCAGATGATGTTCAACGATACCGTGAACGTCACCCTCGCCGCCCAGGACCCGGTCAGCGGGCTTTCACTGGTGCAATACACCCTTGATGGAGGCGCCTGGACAGAATACAGTGACCGGTTGACCATAGCGAACATCGGATACCACATCCTCAGCTACCGCAGCCTGGACCAGGCCGGTAACAGCGAGGTACAACGCTGGGCCAACTTCACGGTGGACAGGACCGCTCCGTCAAGCAGCGCCATGATCGATGCCGGGCAGGGGACGGCGGGCTGGTATGTCGGTAATGTCACGATCGTCCTGAACGCGTCCGATCCGGGAAGCGGGGTGGGCGGCACCTACTATTGCTGGCTCCAGGGGGCGGTGAACGGTCCGTCATGGATCAGGTATTCTGGACCGATAACGGTGACGGAAGAGGGGGCGCTGAGCCTTGCGTACCGCACCGTCGACCGGTCCTTGAACGCTGAACCGGTGCGGTATCTGAACCTCAGCGTCGACCGGAACGCACCGAACAGCGTGGTCGTGTTGAACGGTGTCTCGGGAACCAACGGATGGTTCACCGGAACGGTCATGGCATCGGTCTCCGTCAACGATTCTGGAAGCGGGGTCAGCACGAAGGGTTACCGTCTTGATGGGGGAGATTGGACGGATGATGACTATCCGTTCGTGATATCCGGTGACGGCAACCATACCATCGAGGTCCTCTCCATCGACAACGCCGGCAACGAGGAGCAAATAAAAACGTTCATGGTCAGGATCGATTCGGTCAAGCCCACCGCAGAGCTTTCAATGAAGAATGGCACCGTGGTCAACGGCACGTCGGTCCTGGTGAACCTGACCGTAGGTGACGAAGGGAGCGGAATACTCACCAAGGTATACAGGATTGACGGCCAGGGCTATGCACCGATCTCCGGGAATTCCATCCGCCTTTCCGACCTGAAGAATGGCCATCACCTGCTTACCATCGAGGTGACGGACGGGGCGGGCAACGCGCTGGTCAAGGAGATCGGTTTCGAGGTTGACGCGAAGAATACCGGTTCCCCGACCGACCTGGCACTTATCGCCATATCCATGATCGGCGGGTCGGCGGTCGTGGCAGCGTTCCTGCTGATCAGAAGGCATAGGAAGATCTGA
- a CDS encoding response regulator, with protein sequence MELLYVDDEPALLELGKEFLELEPDVQVTTQVNPVEALVLLNDKHFDIIVSDYMMPEMTGLEFFKRLRIIGITTPFILFTGKGREEVVIEAMRHGVDFYIKKGGDAQSQFAELINAIRQCTARKEAEEALEHNARRFRTMIENQSEIIALSDLTGHLTFVSNSLRRILGYEPEDFIGKNVREFFIDPTEFDFRPRVGKPSMSPDMNFTMQARMRHKDGSPRFMEMKGQVLKKDGVMNEVLVNAYDITGRKQDERRISHLINVLKAIRQINKCITTETDPMMLLKKACDIAVERGYSTAWAVIFDDGRNPMRTVETGVGKPFEEVHGRLLNKVYPRCSGHILSGQDTIVNEVPQDTCPECPLNGYPHDHIHVAKPLVYGGNIFGQFSVTLSRELFSPDELSVLAEIAEDLSFALHHLLRGQENDEYQLAKVKMKKMFLERFTMMDRPTLVVTREPEGNGHRLTVGGASNAFLTANGFDARIVGMEVGAIAESTPEGTELAGVIDDVIRSGIPQTISIRSSVTGVEYTAFVFAPGADFAGVMLIPSVKAETSLSIGRSPSIG encoded by the coding sequence ATGGAACTCTTATACGTTGACGATGAGCCAGCACTTCTCGAACTGGGAAAGGAATTTCTTGAGCTGGAGCCCGACGTCCAGGTCACCACGCAGGTTAATCCGGTGGAAGCCCTGGTCCTGCTTAACGACAAGCATTTCGACATCATCGTCTCCGACTACATGATGCCGGAAATGACCGGTCTGGAGTTCTTCAAGCGGTTGCGCATCATTGGCATCACCACTCCGTTCATCCTCTTCACCGGCAAGGGCAGGGAGGAAGTGGTCATCGAGGCCATGCGGCACGGGGTCGATTTCTACATCAAGAAAGGCGGCGACGCCCAAAGCCAGTTCGCAGAGCTGATCAATGCCATCAGGCAATGCACGGCCCGGAAGGAGGCGGAGGAGGCGCTCGAGCATAACGCCCGCCGGTTCCGCACGATGATAGAGAACCAGTCCGAGATAATAGCGCTCTCGGACCTGACCGGCCATCTCACTTTCGTATCCAATTCGCTCAGGCGTATACTCGGCTATGAACCGGAGGATTTCATAGGGAAGAACGTCCGGGAATTCTTCATCGACCCGACGGAGTTCGACTTCCGGCCCCGGGTGGGAAAGCCATCGATGTCCCCGGACATGAATTTCACCATGCAGGCGCGGATGAGGCACAAGGACGGTTCCCCGCGTTTCATGGAGATGAAGGGCCAGGTGCTCAAGAAGGATGGTGTGATGAACGAGGTCCTGGTGAACGCCTATGACATAACCGGGCGCAAGCAGGACGAGAGACGCATTTCCCATCTTATCAACGTCCTCAAGGCCATCAGGCAGATCAACAAGTGCATCACCACCGAGACCGATCCGATGATGCTGCTCAAGAAGGCCTGCGACATCGCGGTCGAACGCGGTTACTCCACGGCCTGGGCGGTCATCTTCGACGATGGGCGCAACCCCATGCGCACGGTCGAGACCGGCGTCGGGAAGCCTTTTGAGGAGGTGCACGGAAGATTATTGAACAAGGTGTACCCGCGATGCTCCGGCCACATCCTCTCAGGGCAGGACACTATTGTCAACGAGGTGCCCCAGGACACCTGCCCAGAATGCCCTCTGAACGGATATCCGCATGACCACATACATGTGGCAAAACCGCTCGTCTATGGGGGCAACATCTTCGGTCAGTTCTCGGTCACCCTATCCCGTGAGCTCTTCTCGCCGGACGAGCTGTCCGTGCTGGCTGAGATCGCCGAGGACCTTTCGTTCGCGTTGCACCATCTGCTGAGAGGTCAGGAGAACGATGAATATCAGCTCGCCAAGGTCAAGATGAAGAAGATGTTCTTGGAACGCTTCACCATGATGGACCGTCCAACCTTGGTGGTGACGAGGGAGCCGGAAGGGAACGGGCACCGCTTGACGGTCGGTGGCGCCAGCAACGCGTTCCTCACCGCCAACGGGTTCGACGCCAGGATCGTGGGCATGGAGGTGGGCGCCATCGCGGAGAGCACCCCTGAAGGGACCGAACTGGCTGGGGTCATCGATGATGTCATACGCTCGGGGATACCGCAGACCATATCGATCCGCTCCAGCGTCACCGGGGTCGAGTATACGGCATTCGTTTTCGCTCCGGGGGCCGATTTTGCCGGTGTCATGCTCATCCCTTCGGTCAAGGCGGAGACCTCGCTCTCCATCGGTCGGTCTCCTTCCATTGGCTGA
- a CDS encoding winged helix-turn-helix domain-containing protein, whose product MSDLERPDIYVLSRLLDRLWKENGPMLRTRLQVAANVSYDNLIRYLDWMLVRELISLTEEEGRQTILLTPKGREAYRTVVLWVNEMVTEQTRKRR is encoded by the coding sequence ATGAGCGATCTGGAAAGACCGGACATCTATGTTCTGTCACGCCTCCTGGACCGGCTGTGGAAGGAGAATGGACCGATGCTGCGGACGCGGCTGCAGGTGGCCGCGAACGTCAGCTACGACAACCTGATCCGCTATCTGGACTGGATGCTGGTGCGCGAGCTGATATCGCTGACCGAGGAGGAGGGCCGTCAGACCATCCTCCTAACGCCGAAGGGACGGGAAGCATACCGGACAGTGGTTCTGTGGGTCAATGAGATGGTGACCGAACAGACCAGGAAAAGAAGGTGA